In Phycisphaerales bacterium, the following proteins share a genomic window:
- a CDS encoding ATP-binding protein, with amino-acid sequence MTADPHVKIDMLSQPRYLAGARAMIASVARRLGFREADCAHVALALDEALCNVIKHGYGKREDQHIWISVWPLEGQCCGIRILIEDRGRQVEPSEIRSRQLDDIRPGGLGVHIISQVMDRVQYEKRDGGGMSLLMEKHIAGEQSMPQARKEPA; translated from the coding sequence TTGACCGCTGACCCTCACGTGAAGATCGACATGCTCTCTCAGCCGCGCTACCTCGCCGGAGCGCGGGCGATGATCGCGTCGGTGGCCCGGCGGCTGGGCTTTCGCGAGGCCGACTGCGCCCACGTGGCGCTGGCGCTCGATGAAGCGCTGTGCAACGTGATCAAGCACGGCTATGGGAAGCGTGAAGACCAGCACATCTGGATCAGCGTCTGGCCGCTTGAGGGTCAGTGTTGCGGCATCCGCATTCTCATCGAAGATCGCGGGCGCCAGGTCGAGCCGTCGGAGATCCGGTCGCGCCAACTCGATGACATCCGGCCCGGCGGCCTCGGCGTGCACATCATCAGCCAGGTGATGGATCGAGTGCAGTACGAGAAGCGCGACGGCGGCGGCATGTCGCTGCTCATGGAAAAACACATCGCGGGCGAGCAGTCGATGCCGCAAGCCAGGAAGGAACCGGCCTGA
- the guaA gene encoding glutamine-hydrolyzing GMP synthase encodes MAVTSPTIRIPDNTEVIVILDFGSQYAQLIARRVREAGAFSVLVAPSAPIETLAQFRPKGIILSGGPASVNEFGAPRCDERLFEMGVPVLGICYGMQLGCQMLGADVRSAGKREFGRANLNILPVEERGLLVDLPASTTVWMSHGDQVETLPQEFEAIATTPTCPIAAVRHLKHKFYGIQFHPEVTHTPHGIDILRNFIFEICQCKGTWRMSEFLESECRRIREEVGAKRVICGLSGGVDSSVLAAMLIRAIGEQLTCVFVDNGLLRKAERQLVESTFRDHFQADLRVVDASEQFLGDLKGVLDPQEKRRRIGHRFIEVFKQTAAEIGDFEFLAQGTLYPDVIESGHSHAGTAANIKLHHNVGGLPEQLGFKLIEPLRDLFKDEVRKLGAVLGLPDQIIWRHPFPGPGLAVRIVGEVTKARLDLLRDCDEILLEEIVANNLYRSTSQVFAVLLPIQSVGVMGDGRTYESVVAIRAVETQDFMTADWARIPFSVLATISSRIINEIRGVNRVVYDISSKPPATIEWE; translated from the coding sequence ATGGCCGTCACTTCACCGACCATCCGCATTCCCGACAACACAGAAGTCATCGTCATTCTGGACTTCGGCTCGCAATACGCGCAACTGATCGCTCGGCGGGTGCGCGAGGCCGGGGCGTTCAGCGTGCTGGTTGCGCCGTCTGCGCCGATTGAAACGCTGGCGCAGTTCCGTCCGAAGGGCATTATCCTCTCGGGCGGGCCGGCGAGCGTCAACGAATTCGGCGCCCCGCGCTGCGATGAGCGGCTCTTTGAGATGGGCGTGCCGGTCCTGGGCATCTGCTACGGCATGCAACTGGGCTGCCAGATGCTCGGCGCCGACGTCCGCAGCGCAGGCAAGCGCGAGTTCGGCCGGGCGAACCTGAACATCCTGCCCGTGGAGGAGCGCGGGCTGCTTGTCGACCTGCCCGCCTCGACGACTGTGTGGATGAGTCACGGCGACCAGGTCGAGACGCTGCCGCAGGAGTTCGAAGCCATCGCAACGACTCCCACCTGCCCCATCGCCGCGGTGCGTCACCTCAAGCACAAGTTCTACGGCATCCAGTTCCATCCGGAAGTGACCCACACGCCGCACGGCATCGACATCCTGCGCAACTTCATCTTCGAGATCTGCCAGTGCAAGGGCACGTGGCGAATGAGCGAATTCCTCGAAAGTGAGTGCAGACGCATCCGTGAGGAAGTGGGCGCCAAGCGCGTCATCTGCGGCCTCTCGGGCGGCGTCGACTCATCGGTGCTGGCGGCGATGCTCATTCGGGCCATCGGCGAGCAACTGACCTGCGTCTTTGTCGACAATGGATTGCTTCGCAAAGCGGAACGGCAACTGGTCGAATCCACTTTTCGCGATCACTTCCAGGCGGACCTGCGCGTCGTCGATGCGTCAGAGCAGTTTCTGGGGGATCTCAAGGGCGTGCTCGACCCGCAGGAGAAGCGCCGCCGCATCGGCCATCGATTCATCGAAGTTTTCAAGCAGACGGCCGCCGAGATCGGCGATTTCGAATTCCTCGCGCAAGGCACGCTCTATCCCGACGTGATTGAATCCGGCCACAGCCACGCCGGGACCGCGGCGAACATCAAGTTGCACCACAACGTCGGCGGCCTGCCTGAGCAACTTGGCTTCAAACTCATCGAGCCGCTCCGCGATCTCTTCAAGGATGAGGTGCGAAAACTCGGGGCCGTACTCGGCCTGCCGGACCAGATCATCTGGCGCCATCCGTTCCCCGGCCCGGGGCTGGCGGTGCGCATCGTCGGCGAGGTGACCAAAGCGCGGCTCGATCTGCTGCGCGACTGCGATGAAATCCTGCTCGAAGAGATCGTGGCCAACAACCTCTACCGCAGCACCAGCCAGGTCTTCGCCGTCCTGCTGCCCATCCAGTCGGTCGGCGTGATGGGCGACGGGCGGACCTACGAAAGCGTGGTGGCGATCCGCGCGGTGGAGACGCAGGACTTCATGACCGCCGACTGGGCGCGGATTCCCTTCAGCGTGCTGGCGACGATCAGTTCGCGGATCATCAACGAAATCCGCGGCGTAAACCGGGTGGTCTACGACATCAGCTCCAAGCCCCCGGCGACGATCGAGTGGGAGTAG
- the aroB gene encoding 3-dehydroquinate synthase encodes MSDRHRVRIDLHVASAPRECAIHVGSGLLEEAGEILSPHVRGRRLAIICDAAVAQTHGQTLARACSRSGFDCHQIAVPSGEAHKTVESAARLYEAMLAASLDRSSALIALGGGVTTDLAGFAAATFMRGITLINAPTTLLGMVDASIGGKTGVNFPLPGSAVLGKNLVGAFHHPAAVLMDAATLHTLPPRAFRCGLAECLKHALIADPSMLDWIEAHSAALQPARSGELIDFIARNARIKADVVAGDERETGQRLLLNLGHTFAHAIETRPELGLEHGEAVALGLLAACAAGEHLKITDLELRPRLRAVIGQLGLPVRLTSSPPLAEVLSAMNADKKTEDGKLRLLIPVDVGVVEMVRSAPDSAVEAGLASISP; translated from the coding sequence ATGAGTGATCGCCACCGCGTTCGCATCGATCTGCACGTGGCCTCAGCGCCGCGCGAATGCGCCATCCACGTCGGCTCCGGGCTGCTCGAAGAGGCGGGTGAAATCCTCTCGCCGCACGTTCGCGGCCGGCGCCTGGCCATCATCTGCGACGCCGCCGTCGCTCAAACGCACGGGCAGACGCTTGCACGCGCGTGCTCCAGATCGGGCTTCGATTGCCATCAGATTGCCGTGCCGTCCGGCGAGGCACATAAAACCGTCGAATCGGCCGCTCGCCTGTACGAGGCGATGCTTGCAGCCTCGCTGGATCGGTCGAGCGCCCTGATCGCGCTCGGCGGAGGAGTAACGACCGACCTCGCCGGATTCGCCGCCGCAACGTTCATGCGCGGCATCACGCTCATCAACGCGCCGACCACGCTGCTGGGCATGGTGGATGCGTCAATCGGCGGCAAGACGGGAGTCAACTTTCCCCTGCCCGGTTCCGCAGTCCTGGGCAAGAACCTCGTCGGCGCGTTTCACCACCCCGCGGCCGTGCTCATGGACGCCGCGACGCTGCACACGCTCCCGCCGCGCGCCTTTCGCTGCGGCCTGGCCGAGTGCCTCAAACACGCGCTCATCGCCGACCCGTCAATGCTCGACTGGATCGAGGCTCACAGCGCCGCGCTTCAGCCGGCCCGAAGCGGTGAACTCATCGACTTCATTGCACGAAACGCCCGGATCAAAGCCGACGTCGTCGCCGGCGATGAGCGAGAAACCGGTCAGCGCCTGCTGCTCAACCTCGGCCACACCTTCGCGCACGCCATCGAAACGCGGCCGGAACTCGGCCTTGAACATGGCGAGGCCGTAGCGCTTGGTCTGCTGGCGGCCTGCGCCGCGGGCGAGCATCTCAAGATCACCGACCTCGAATTGCGGCCCAGGCTGCGCGCGGTCATCGGGCAGCTCGGGCTCCCCGTGCGCCTCACCTCCAGCCCACCTCTGGCCGAAGTGCTCAGCGCCATGAACGCAGATAAAAAGACCGAGGACGGGAAGCTGCGGCTGCTCATTCCGGTCGACGTGGGAGTGGTGGAGATGGTCCGGTCGGCTCCGGATTCGGCTGTGGAAGCTGGGCTGGCGTCCATTTCCCCCTGA
- a CDS encoding response regulator — protein MPQPQGQLADRSVLIVDDESDIRESVETVFKAEGARTRTVSDGNSAVRICLDEKPDLVVLDMMLPGRSGFLVLEKIKGYEDSPVVIMITANEGKRHRSFATGLGADLYLQKPFSMDVLVEKSVELLKQADEVKARAGSRTKD, from the coding sequence ATGCCCCAGCCGCAAGGCCAACTTGCCGACCGATCCGTGCTCATTGTCGATGACGAATCTGACATACGCGAGTCCGTCGAGACGGTGTTCAAGGCGGAAGGCGCGCGCACGCGAACCGTGTCCGACGGCAACTCGGCGGTTCGAATCTGCCTCGACGAAAAGCCCGACCTGGTGGTTCTGGACATGATGCTTCCCGGCCGCAGCGGCTTCCTGGTCCTTGAGAAGATCAAGGGCTACGAAGACTCGCCCGTGGTGATCATGATCACGGCCAACGAGGGCAAGCGGCACCGCTCTTTCGCGACGGGGCTCGGCGCCGATCTGTACCTGCAGAAACCGTTTTCGATGGATGTGCTGGTTGAAAAATCCGTCGAGCTGCTCAAGCAGGCCGATGAGGTCAAGGCGCGGGCCGGCTCGCGCACAAAGGACTGA
- a CDS encoding tetratricopeptide repeat protein, whose product MAPEQNQNPTPDQAPAAAPVSWAHVWQLPAAVASAGLVLLAVVLMFTTRPSIDFPEVLREVKRLGDAGEYEAAIDKLVETERYGLRMTEEDIRRFLATRADLFYARQLADGGDASHNLTQAVDGYVDAEESGATLTPQQVFQQADALIRLNRADEVPPLIERLPPTAAPLRQRLIKSLVDQNLAMSEDRYAETVDLLMKLMTEPDLAPEDRIWTYARLTELRLGQGFVNEAIDKLLVAMQQLRADGVRDFPELYLLLGRGYFELGHYARAEEHLQTAAEGLSNSSALRGEALLLQARIVQQRQKWDDAYQMLDDVVVTYPGTRAYLPALMARAEVQAQLGNHNESVNDYHAVVRALEAARQRPDETPQLTPRQVCTSLLVWHDRRRDDGRLLEALEFAKLAESLYPTARDMPQDLVLRLAETNWSLGDQILAEAWSAAGVQLDAEGLPVQPDDASRVDAATRRQAQRFFLDGGEYYRLLAEMAIQLDPDAAAESLRWAARCFDRGGEYLVAVQCLKEFVRLSAGQSRELWGVHMLGRSYQSLGDYEGAIAQFKTLIADHHNSIEAHRSYVPLAQCYLRLERPNPAEAERLLTHVVDGGAELDPDAWEFADALIELGRLYSHAAEYPMPRPPAEYYPEAIRRLTEAIERYPADPRLNHLHYELAHAYRLSAKSIEEELALERPEAERIQLNQTRDEHLAEAARHYAIAIGGFESIEPYKRSPEVSQNLKFAAFWRADCAFDQGSYHEAIRLYSGVADRYSEDATAIVALIQIVNAYAALNDLPAARTAQNRAWRLLRDLPAAAFESSPLPLDRDAWERVLRSNEMTAQGELTSAQSPSP is encoded by the coding sequence GTGGCGCCTGAGCAGAATCAGAATCCGACTCCCGACCAGGCGCCGGCCGCCGCACCGGTTTCATGGGCACACGTGTGGCAGTTGCCTGCCGCGGTGGCCAGCGCGGGCCTGGTGCTGCTGGCGGTCGTGCTCATGTTCACGACCCGGCCTTCAATCGATTTTCCCGAGGTGCTCAGGGAAGTGAAGCGGCTCGGGGACGCCGGCGAGTACGAGGCCGCGATCGATAAACTCGTCGAAACCGAACGCTATGGCCTCAGGATGACCGAGGAAGACATCCGCCGGTTCCTCGCGACGCGGGCGGATCTCTTTTACGCCCGGCAGTTGGCGGATGGTGGGGACGCCTCGCACAACCTGACTCAAGCCGTGGACGGTTACGTTGACGCCGAGGAAAGCGGCGCAACGCTGACGCCCCAGCAGGTTTTTCAGCAGGCCGATGCGCTCATCCGCCTGAACCGGGCGGACGAAGTGCCGCCGCTCATCGAACGGCTGCCTCCCACCGCCGCGCCGCTCCGCCAGCGCCTGATCAAGTCTCTTGTCGATCAGAATCTGGCGATGTCCGAAGACCGGTACGCCGAGACCGTCGATCTGCTTATGAAACTCATGACCGAACCCGATCTCGCGCCTGAGGATCGGATCTGGACCTATGCGCGGCTGACGGAACTGCGGCTCGGCCAGGGATTTGTCAACGAGGCGATCGACAAACTGCTCGTGGCCATGCAGCAGTTGCGCGCCGACGGCGTACGGGACTTTCCTGAACTCTACCTGCTTCTGGGCCGCGGCTACTTCGAATTGGGCCACTACGCACGCGCCGAGGAGCACCTCCAGACCGCGGCCGAGGGGCTTTCCAATTCCAGCGCGCTGCGCGGCGAAGCGCTACTGCTCCAGGCTCGCATCGTCCAGCAGCGGCAGAAATGGGATGACGCATACCAGATGCTCGACGATGTCGTCGTCACCTATCCCGGCACGCGCGCTTACCTGCCCGCCCTGATGGCCAGGGCGGAGGTGCAAGCCCAGCTCGGTAACCATAATGAGTCGGTCAACGACTACCATGCGGTCGTGCGCGCTCTTGAGGCGGCGCGGCAACGCCCGGATGAGACGCCGCAATTGACCCCGCGCCAGGTCTGCACCAGTCTGCTCGTCTGGCATGACCGGCGGCGCGATGACGGACGGCTGCTCGAGGCACTGGAATTCGCGAAGCTGGCGGAGAGCCTCTATCCCACGGCCAGGGACATGCCTCAGGATCTCGTGCTGCGGCTGGCGGAGACGAACTGGTCGCTGGGTGACCAGATCCTGGCCGAGGCGTGGTCCGCCGCCGGCGTCCAGCTCGACGCCGAAGGCCTGCCCGTCCAGCCGGATGATGCGTCGCGCGTCGATGCCGCTACGCGCCGCCAGGCGCAGCGCTTCTTCCTTGATGGCGGAGAGTACTACCGCCTGCTGGCGGAAATGGCGATTCAACTCGATCCCGACGCGGCGGCAGAATCGCTGCGCTGGGCGGCGAGGTGTTTCGACCGCGGCGGCGAATACCTCGTGGCCGTCCAGTGCCTCAAGGAGTTTGTCCGCCTGAGTGCCGGCCAGTCGCGCGAACTCTGGGGAGTGCACATGCTTGGCCGGTCCTACCAGTCTCTGGGCGACTACGAGGGCGCCATCGCCCAGTTCAAGACGCTCATCGCCGACCACCACAACTCAATCGAAGCGCACCGCTCTTACGTGCCCTTGGCGCAGTGCTATCTCAGACTGGAGCGGCCGAATCCCGCCGAGGCTGAACGACTGCTCACGCACGTGGTGGATGGCGGCGCTGAACTTGATCCGGATGCATGGGAATTCGCCGATGCGCTCATCGAACTGGGCAGGCTCTACAGCCACGCCGCCGAATATCCAATGCCCCGCCCCCCGGCCGAGTACTACCCCGAGGCCATCCGCCGTCTCACCGAGGCGATCGAACGCTACCCCGCGGACCCACGACTCAACCATCTGCACTACGAACTGGCCCACGCCTACCGGCTCAGCGCCAAATCCATCGAGGAGGAACTCGCGCTGGAGCGGCCCGAGGCCGAGCGGATCCAGTTGAACCAGACACGTGATGAACATCTCGCCGAGGCGGCCAGGCACTACGCGATCGCCATCGGCGGCTTCGAGTCAATCGAACCCTACAAGCGCTCGCCCGAGGTGAGCCAGAACCTCAAGTTTGCCGCGTTCTGGCGGGCGGACTGCGCTTTTGACCAGGGCTCCTATCACGAAGCGATCCGGCTCTACTCGGGCGTTGCGGACCGCTACAGCGAGGACGCCACGGCGATTGTGGCGCTGATCCAGATCGTCAACGCCTACGCGGCGCTGAATGACCTGCCCGCCGCCCGCACGGCACAGAACCGGGCCTGGCGGCTGCTGCGCGATCTGCCGGCCGCAGCATTCGAGAGCAGCCCGCTGCCGCTCGATCGCGATGCCTGGGAGCGCGTGCTTCGCTCCAACGAGATGACCGCGCAGGGCGAACTGACTTCGGCCCAGAGCCCTTCGCCGTAG
- the fliT gene encoding flagellar protein FliT: MTATRTSTVAFKDHDPVHLLGQQVEICLQLERFSGDLLDQLKQGQSDEAMPLLDARRPLVDELCRLNRQFAACCPSWPAHLATLGPAPRREAETLAGRFDDLLQRVRTIDALLSERLSEIRTEVSDALGELLTGRNSNRAYVTGTTAAAAPGRTRFMDRRG; the protein is encoded by the coding sequence ATGACCGCAACACGCACCAGCACCGTCGCTTTCAAAGACCACGACCCGGTTCATCTCCTGGGCCAGCAGGTCGAGATCTGCCTGCAACTCGAACGGTTCTCGGGCGACCTCCTCGATCAACTCAAGCAAGGGCAATCTGACGAGGCGATGCCGCTGCTCGACGCCCGGCGCCCGCTTGTGGACGAGTTGTGCCGCCTGAATCGCCAGTTCGCTGCGTGCTGTCCTTCGTGGCCCGCTCACCTTGCCACGCTCGGACCCGCGCCGCGGCGCGAGGCCGAAACGCTCGCCGGCCGATTCGACGATCTGCTCCAGCGTGTTCGCACGATTGATGCACTGCTCAGCGAGCGGCTGAGCGAGATCAGGACCGAAGTCAGCGACGCGCTGGGCGAACTGCTCACGGGGCGCAACTCCAATCGCGCTTACGTCACGGGGACGACCGCGGCAGCAGCGCCGGGTCGAACGCGCTTCATGGACAGGCGAGGCTGA
- a CDS encoding sigma-54-dependent Fis family transcriptional regulator, with product MRVLVVDDKELMRDSVATTLARAGMQAAVAPDGAVAMKMIAEQRPAAVITDLQMPGMTGLELLAEIRRHDEQLPVVLMTAYATVQTAVQAMKTGAFDYITKPFEGDQLVATLRRAVEHARLLRENAVLQSKLESTRGRGSDKPTLVGQTPLMAQLRQQIERIAPTQGTVLISGESGSGKEVVAQLVHALSDRATGPLLTLNCAALSPSLLESELFGHEKGAFTGADRLRKGRFELADGGTLLLDEISEIPPQIQAKLLRVLQERAFERVGSSVTQRTDVRVIATTNRDLEESVNRGAFRQDLYFRLNVLPVRVPPLRTRRPDVALLADHFLGLVARREGRPQRRFDEPALQLLAAYDWPGNVRELYNICERASILSPGETIPADLVAPWLQMTMSAGAAAADPADPMDVICDVVVRQPLGNGLAPRTARIPADSAIPPIGGEQIAIPVFDRPLEDIERDVIVATLHRHKGHRQKTASELRIGVRTLGLKLRKWKELDLVAADL from the coding sequence GTGCGAGTGCTTGTAGTGGATGACAAGGAACTGATGCGCGACAGTGTGGCCACCACGCTGGCCAGGGCCGGCATGCAGGCCGCCGTGGCTCCCGACGGCGCTGTAGCCATGAAGATGATCGCCGAGCAGCGACCTGCGGCGGTGATTACCGACCTGCAGATGCCCGGCATGACCGGTCTCGAACTGCTCGCCGAAATCAGGCGGCACGACGAGCAATTGCCCGTCGTGCTGATGACGGCCTACGCCACGGTGCAGACGGCGGTGCAGGCCATGAAGACGGGCGCCTTCGATTACATCACCAAGCCCTTCGAAGGCGATCAACTCGTCGCAACGCTCCGGCGCGCCGTTGAGCACGCCCGGCTCCTGCGCGAAAACGCCGTGCTGCAGAGCAAGCTCGAATCGACGCGCGGCCGCGGAAGCGACAAGCCCACCCTGGTGGGCCAGACGCCGCTCATGGCCCAGTTGCGCCAGCAGATCGAGCGCATCGCGCCCACGCAGGGAACGGTGCTGATCTCTGGTGAGTCAGGCTCGGGCAAGGAAGTCGTCGCGCAACTCGTCCACGCGCTGAGCGACCGCGCGACCGGACCGCTGCTCACGCTCAATTGCGCCGCACTCTCGCCTTCGCTGCTCGAGTCGGAACTCTTCGGCCACGAAAAGGGCGCCTTCACCGGCGCGGACCGCTTGCGTAAGGGCCGGTTTGAACTCGCCGATGGCGGAACCCTGCTGCTCGATGAAATCAGCGAGATTCCGCCGCAGATTCAGGCCAAACTGCTGCGCGTGCTGCAGGAGCGGGCCTTCGAGCGCGTCGGGTCGAGCGTCACGCAACGCACCGACGTGCGCGTCATTGCCACGACCAACCGGGACCTTGAAGAGTCCGTCAATCGCGGCGCATTCCGCCAGGACCTGTACTTCCGGCTCAACGTGCTGCCCGTGCGCGTCCCACCCCTGCGCACGCGCCGGCCCGACGTGGCTCTGCTGGCGGACCACTTCCTCGGCCTGGTGGCGCGCCGAGAGGGCCGGCCCCAGCGCCGCTTTGACGAACCGGCGCTGCAGCTGCTCGCGGCCTACGACTGGCCTGGCAACGTGCGCGAACTCTACAACATCTGCGAGCGGGCGAGCATCCTCTCGCCGGGCGAGACCATCCCGGCGGACTTGGTGGCGCCCTGGCTGCAGATGACGATGTCCGCTGGCGCGGCAGCGGCCGATCCTGCGGATCCGATGGACGTGATCTGCGACGTCGTCGTTCGCCAGCCTCTGGGCAACGGTCTCGCCCCTCGCACCGCCCGGATACCCGCCGATTCCGCAATTCCCCCCATCGGCGGCGAGCAGATCGCCATTCCCGTCTTCGACCGGCCGCTCGAAGACATCGAGCGCGATGTTATCGTCGCGACCCTGCACCGGCACAAGGGCCATCGCCAGAAGACGGCCAGCGAACTTCGCATTGGCGTGCGCACGCTTGGCCTGAAACTGCGCAAGTGGAAGGAACTGGACCTCGTCGCCGCCGATCTCTGA
- the flgC gene encoding flagellar basal body rod protein FlgC, with amino-acid sequence MYGLLDVSTSGMIAQRTRVEVATANIANANSILDPNGNNEPFRRRIAMLAPGDPVSGDSMGVHVARIDLADGEFRPRYMPGSPFANEQGMVYTPDIDITTETVNAIEASRAYEANIMAAEATKAMLSASLRILA; translated from the coding sequence ATGTACGGCCTGCTCGACGTTTCAACCTCCGGCATGATCGCACAGCGAACGCGCGTGGAAGTGGCGACCGCCAACATCGCCAACGCCAACAGCATTCTCGATCCAAATGGCAACAACGAGCCGTTTCGCCGCCGCATCGCGATGCTCGCGCCGGGCGATCCGGTTTCGGGCGATTCCATGGGTGTCCACGTGGCCAGGATCGATCTGGCGGACGGCGAGTTTCGCCCCAGGTACATGCCCGGCAGCCCGTTCGCGAACGAGCAGGGCATGGTCTACACGCCGGATATCGACATCACGACCGAAACCGTCAACGCGATCGAAGCGTCGCGCGCGTACGAAGCAAACATCATGGCGGCCGAGGCGACCAAGGCGATGCTCTCGGCCTCGTTGAGAATCCTGGCGTGA
- the fliE gene encoding flagellar hook-basal body complex protein FliE, with the protein MSDPLGLIQSAGAAQPLARAHQPLPGAQDGTQGSFKNMLLDQLREVNRLEQETTQALEDFTTGKRTDFDAVFTAQRKADTAFQMLLQVRNKVMDAYNEVKQIRV; encoded by the coding sequence GTGAGTGATCCACTTGGACTGATCCAATCGGCCGGCGCCGCGCAGCCGCTCGCGCGCGCGCATCAGCCCCTGCCGGGCGCGCAGGATGGCACCCAGGGCTCCTTCAAGAACATGCTCCTCGATCAGTTGCGCGAGGTCAATCGCCTCGAGCAGGAGACGACCCAGGCGCTTGAAGACTTCACGACCGGCAAGCGAACCGACTTTGACGCCGTGTTCACCGCCCAGCGCAAGGCGGATACGGCTTTTCAGATGCTGCTGCAGGTGCGCAACAAGGTGATGGACGCCTACAACGAGGTCAAGCAGATCCGCGTGTAG
- the fliG gene encoding flagellar motor switch protein FliG, with protein MKAGQKLPETIAELDGTTKAAVLLVSVDQETASAILKGLDEQVVNDVVRELASLGPVPRSLRNSVVEEFYTTILASKYANEGGLEYARSLLSRSVDPKMADKIMSGIQTHVQKTPFNFLQKAESENLLTFIQDEHPQTIALIISHLAHHKAAEILIGLPAQKQIEVVKRIANMDQTNPEVIRTVERALESRLSNMLMQSMEKAGGVETVAEILNLADRSTEKSIMEGLESEDPDLVEQIRRLMFVFDDIIHVDGKGIQAVLKEIDNDELALALKTASKELQEKIFGNMSERAAELIKEDMQYMGPVRVSDVEAAQQRIVDIVRRLEDAGEIIIAGRGGEKDLIV; from the coding sequence ATGAAGGCCGGCCAGAAACTTCCTGAAACCATCGCCGAACTCGACGGCACCACCAAGGCGGCGGTGCTGCTTGTCAGCGTGGACCAGGAAACGGCTTCGGCCATTCTCAAGGGGCTCGACGAGCAGGTCGTCAACGACGTTGTGCGCGAACTGGCGTCGCTGGGCCCGGTTCCGCGCTCGCTGAGAAATTCCGTCGTCGAGGAGTTTTACACCACGATCCTCGCGAGCAAGTACGCCAACGAAGGCGGACTGGAGTACGCTCGCTCGCTGCTGTCGCGCTCGGTCGATCCAAAGATGGCCGACAAAATCATGTCGGGCATCCAGACGCACGTGCAGAAGACGCCGTTCAACTTCCTGCAGAAGGCGGAATCGGAGAACCTCCTGACCTTCATCCAGGACGAGCACCCGCAGACGATCGCGCTGATCATCAGCCACCTGGCCCACCACAAGGCGGCGGAGATCCTCATCGGACTGCCGGCGCAGAAGCAGATCGAAGTCGTCAAGCGCATCGCCAACATGGATCAGACCAACCCCGAAGTCATTCGGACCGTCGAGCGGGCCCTCGAGTCGCGCCTCTCGAACATGCTCATGCAGTCGATGGAGAAGGCGGGCGGCGTGGAAACGGTCGCGGAGATTCTCAACCTCGCCGACCGCTCGACGGAGAAGTCAATCATGGAGGGCCTCGAGTCGGAAGATCCGGACCTCGTCGAGCAGATCCGCCGGCTCATGTTCGTCTTCGACGACATCATCCACGTGGACGGCAAGGGCATCCAGGCGGTCCTCAAGGAGATCGACAACGACGAACTCGCCCTGGCGCTCAAGACGGCGAGCAAGGAACTGCAGGAGAAGATCTTCGGCAACATGTCCGAGCGCGCCGCGGAACTCATCAAGGAAGACATGCAGTACATGGGCCCCGTGCGCGTCAGCGACGTCGAAGCCGCCCAGCAGCGGATTGTGGATATTGTGCGCCGGCTCGAAGACGCAGGCGAGATCATCATTGCGGGCCGCGGCGGCGAGAAGGATCTGATCGTTTGA